From Sphingobacterium sp. lm-10, the proteins below share one genomic window:
- a CDS encoding RagB/SusD family nutrient uptake outer membrane protein: MKKHFFIFTIACALLTLSSCNDSYLDLLPETQITKENFFKSQTDLEIYIQNLYNFSSSGIYEADAGTDNAGTTGNNEMKNILLGNVTAANMTTGWDWEQLRKVNFFLENFRSAQVSEEVLAHYEGLARYFRARFYVAKVQRFSDVPWIDQVVNTNDEEILTADRGTRAGTVEKIMEDFQYAADHVLDNAKAGQVGKWVVVQEFGRFALYEGTFRKYHNELNLTNTADAFITKSHQLSEQIIRSGKFAIHATGNPDSDYGDLFFNQSLEGNREVIMGRFFANNVLNASDWPGMFGNYEYYPLRDLMQNYLMKDGSFYTNQSGYQQFSFVQEFQNRDPRLSQTYAYPGWELIYNSTYTQGVGIYVQQLAKNFSGYHQIKGFMNTTDQQVRYGTDVPIYRYAEVLLNYAEAKAELGILTQDDLDISINPLRDRVAMPKMLMSQVEDARLASQFPTITSSQKALLLEIRRERRVELALEGYRLNDIMRWNAGSLLEKMPEGIYFSGLGRHDVTGDGIPDIVLLPANESIPVERERNSLGRIMQYYRVGTYGQDVGVYLSEGTRGFVQTVERASTFEAPKYYYRPIPQDQVNLNNNLKQIFGW, encoded by the coding sequence ATGAAAAAACATTTTTTTATATTCACCATAGCATGTGCATTACTGACCCTATCGTCTTGTAATGATAGCTATCTGGATCTACTTCCAGAAACACAGATCACCAAGGAAAACTTTTTTAAATCACAGACCGATTTAGAAATATATATACAGAATCTATACAATTTTTCCAGTTCGGGAATCTATGAAGCAGATGCCGGAACGGATAATGCCGGAACTACGGGTAACAATGAAATGAAGAACATCCTTTTGGGAAATGTTACTGCTGCGAATATGACGACGGGTTGGGATTGGGAACAGCTAAGAAAAGTCAACTTCTTCTTAGAAAACTTCCGTTCGGCTCAGGTTAGTGAAGAGGTGTTGGCCCATTACGAAGGATTAGCACGTTATTTTCGGGCACGATTTTATGTAGCCAAAGTGCAACGATTTTCCGATGTGCCATGGATCGATCAAGTCGTGAATACGAATGATGAAGAAATACTCACTGCCGACCGTGGAACGCGAGCGGGTACAGTAGAAAAGATCATGGAAGACTTTCAGTATGCCGCAGATCATGTGTTGGATAATGCAAAGGCTGGACAAGTCGGCAAATGGGTCGTAGTGCAGGAGTTTGGACGTTTTGCATTGTACGAAGGTACTTTTCGTAAATACCATAATGAATTGAATCTGACGAATACTGCAGATGCATTTATCACTAAATCGCATCAGCTGAGTGAACAAATTATCCGCAGCGGCAAATTTGCCATTCATGCTACTGGAAATCCTGATAGTGATTATGGTGATTTGTTCTTCAACCAAAGTTTGGAAGGCAACCGCGAGGTTATTATGGGTAGGTTCTTTGCCAACAATGTGCTGAATGCCAGCGATTGGCCGGGTATGTTTGGTAATTACGAGTACTATCCACTTCGAGATTTGATGCAGAATTATCTTATGAAAGATGGTTCTTTTTATACCAATCAATCAGGCTATCAGCAATTCTCATTTGTACAAGAGTTTCAAAATAGAGATCCGCGATTATCACAAACTTATGCTTACCCGGGATGGGAATTGATTTATAACAGTACCTACACGCAAGGTGTGGGAATCTATGTACAGCAATTGGCTAAAAACTTCTCCGGATATCATCAGATTAAAGGTTTTATGAATACAACTGATCAGCAAGTACGTTATGGTACAGATGTGCCGATCTATCGCTATGCAGAAGTTTTGTTGAATTATGCGGAAGCAAAAGCAGAATTGGGTATCTTGACACAAGATGATTTAGATATTTCGATCAATCCGTTGCGCGATCGTGTAGCGATGCCAAAAATGTTGATGTCACAAGTGGAAGATGCGAGATTAGCCAGCCAATTTCCAACGATTACGAGCAGTCAAAAGGCATTGCTCTTGGAAATCAGAAGAGAGCGTCGCGTCGAACTAGCATTGGAAGGCTACCGATTAAACGATATTATGCGTTGGAATGCGGGCAGCTTGCTAGAAAAAATGCCAGAAGGTATTTACTTCTCTGGATTGGGAAGACATGATGTAACAGGCGATGGAATTCCTGATATCGTTTTGTTGCCAGCCAACGAGTCTATTCCAGTGGAAAGAGAAAGAAATAGTTTGGGTCGTATTATGCAATATTATCGTGTCGGGACGTATGGTCAAGATGTCGGCGTTTACTTATCAGAAGGAACTAGAGGCTTTGTACAAACCGTAGAGCGTGCGTCTACATTCGAAGCACCAAAATACTATTACAGACCAATCCCGCAAGATCAGGTCAATTTGAACAATAATTTAAAACAAATATTCGGATGGTAA
- a CDS encoding TonB-dependent receptor, which translates to MKFIPRRLSKSRQQVNALCVVIVLFVLCSISRATAQTTNTIIGKVTNMTGEALPSVTVSLKGTRIATITNANGDYSIDKSPASSSLLFSLIGYEEVEIPFEGRDSIDVILKPTEGSLDEVVVVGYGSQRKVNLSGAVDHISAKVLESRPISNIAQGLQGMVPNLNIRFNSGAPGEAANINIRGITSVNGGDPLILVDNVPMSSAELNRISPQDIESFSVIKDASAGAIYGARAAFGVILVTTKSGKDGIKISYNNNFTWNTPTVIPDKIVDPYVFSRVLQTSTDNTPWNNVQYNDQFYQFARERSNDPSIPGVRINPTQPAEWEYMGNKDWTRHFLSDWNFTQNHDMSISGASDKVQYYLSAGYNRQNSPITLADDYFDRYTIRAKTNYQATSFLQIGNNTIIGNTKRITPSQISMFDIYTAFPTSYDINPDGTWANSTAGRVSAQLVNGGQTSDQRQDVQSTFNVQLDIVKNIFKLNADYTFQRNTRNYNRFVTPYEIGFGPNDLRTEGTSSAARQGGFSYYNVYNIYASYNQQFNRHSVSGIFGFNQEDYRSELFNGQMTELISSNFPTPALATGEATFGEAIDKYALRGAFYRLNYTYDDKYILELNGRYDGTSRFPKDQRFGFFPSGSVAWRLDRENFLSDVEAIDLLKIRGSYGALGNQAVSNFGYIPSMEVTRSGYLIDGQRPPLISTPALVSPNYTWEKVNTINGGLDIALYRNMFSASFDYYSRRTLGMLTAGATLPGVLGAASPRENAADLKTNGWELSITYQDNFKLAGDDLNFNARFLLSDSYSEITRFANRNNSILDYYKGMRLGEIWGLESNGFFQNEEQIANLDQTALIPWGALTIVPGWPMFVDQDNNGVIEKGYTLGDTKDLKVIGNSTPRYQFGLDLNANWKGFDVRAFFQGVAKRDYYPLDYLYWGVYQQPYGSIYSHLLDFYRPNNDSDVDRAKHSQSYLDLGLADQNLDARFPVLQSWLADRNLGTRVDQALGTALPQTNYLLNAAYLRFKNLTIGYTLPQHVFSKAFIKQLRVYFSAENLTEWSAVKRYFDPETINANINTDPVASPGREGNGLTYPFQRSFSAGLQLTF; encoded by the coding sequence ATGAAATTCATCCCTCGACGACTTAGTAAAAGCCGGCAGCAGGTAAACGCACTATGTGTCGTTATTGTGCTGTTTGTACTATGCAGTATAAGTCGTGCTACTGCGCAAACAACCAACACCATCATTGGAAAGGTTACTAATATGACTGGTGAAGCACTACCCAGTGTGACTGTATCACTAAAAGGTACTAGAATAGCGACGATAACCAATGCAAATGGTGACTATAGTATTGATAAGTCTCCAGCAAGTTCTTCGCTCTTATTCTCCTTGATCGGTTACGAAGAAGTCGAAATTCCTTTTGAAGGAAGAGATTCTATTGATGTGATCCTTAAACCTACCGAAGGAAGTCTAGATGAAGTCGTCGTCGTAGGATATGGTTCACAGCGTAAGGTAAACCTTTCAGGCGCTGTAGACCACATTAGTGCAAAAGTGCTGGAAAGTAGACCAATTTCGAATATCGCTCAAGGTCTACAAGGCATGGTGCCCAATTTGAATATCAGATTTAATTCTGGTGCCCCAGGAGAAGCGGCCAACATCAATATACGCGGTATTACTTCTGTCAACGGTGGCGATCCTTTAATTTTGGTAGACAACGTACCGATGTCGTCCGCAGAACTTAATAGAATATCACCGCAAGACATCGAATCGTTTTCTGTGATCAAAGATGCATCTGCCGGAGCTATTTACGGAGCGCGAGCAGCCTTCGGTGTCATATTGGTCACTACAAAATCAGGTAAGGACGGTATCAAAATAAGCTATAATAATAACTTTACTTGGAACACACCCACCGTCATTCCTGATAAAATTGTGGATCCGTATGTCTTTTCACGTGTTTTGCAAACCTCCACAGACAATACGCCTTGGAATAATGTGCAATACAACGACCAGTTTTATCAGTTTGCGAGAGAGCGATCCAACGATCCTTCGATACCTGGCGTACGCATAAACCCGACGCAGCCCGCAGAATGGGAGTATATGGGCAACAAAGATTGGACGAGACACTTTTTGTCGGATTGGAATTTCACACAAAACCACGATATGTCGATCTCGGGTGCGAGCGACAAGGTGCAGTACTATCTGAGTGCAGGCTACAACAGGCAGAACTCGCCGATCACCCTGGCAGATGATTATTTTGACCGTTACACGATTAGGGCTAAAACGAATTATCAGGCCACGTCATTTCTCCAGATTGGCAATAATACAATCATTGGCAATACCAAACGCATCACGCCTTCGCAGATCAGTATGTTTGACATCTATACGGCTTTCCCAACAAGTTATGACATCAACCCAGATGGCACTTGGGCAAATTCGACAGCAGGAAGAGTAAGTGCGCAACTTGTCAATGGCGGACAGACTTCAGACCAGCGACAAGATGTACAATCCACATTCAACGTACAACTAGATATCGTTAAGAATATCTTTAAGTTGAATGCGGATTACACCTTCCAACGTAATACTAGGAATTACAACCGTTTCGTCACACCGTATGAAATCGGTTTTGGCCCTAATGATCTGCGTACGGAGGGAACCAGTAGCGCAGCTAGACAAGGTGGATTTTCTTACTACAATGTGTACAATATATACGCTTCGTATAACCAACAATTCAACCGACACAGTGTATCTGGTATCTTTGGATTCAACCAAGAAGATTACCGTTCCGAATTGTTCAACGGGCAAATGACGGAGTTGATCTCTAGCAATTTCCCAACACCCGCTTTAGCGACAGGTGAAGCTACCTTTGGCGAAGCCATTGACAAATATGCCCTGCGTGGAGCGTTTTACCGATTGAATTATACCTATGATGATAAGTATATCCTAGAGCTGAATGGTCGCTACGATGGCACTTCCCGGTTTCCAAAAGATCAGCGTTTTGGTTTCTTCCCATCCGGCTCTGTCGCTTGGCGCTTAGATCGTGAAAACTTTCTCAGCGATGTCGAGGCGATTGATCTCCTAAAGATTCGTGGTTCTTATGGTGCGCTTGGTAATCAAGCAGTTTCCAACTTTGGTTACATTCCTTCGATGGAAGTGACGCGTAGCGGATACCTGATTGATGGGCAAAGACCTCCACTCATCAGTACGCCAGCATTGGTGTCACCAAATTATACTTGGGAGAAAGTCAATACCATCAATGGTGGGTTAGATATCGCGTTGTACAGAAACATGTTTTCTGCTTCATTTGATTATTATTCAAGACGCACATTGGGCATGCTCACCGCTGGTGCTACATTGCCTGGCGTATTGGGGGCAGCATCTCCACGGGAGAATGCGGCCGATTTGAAGACAAATGGTTGGGAATTGAGCATCACTTACCAAGATAACTTCAAATTAGCAGGTGATGATTTAAACTTTAATGCGCGTTTCTTATTATCCGATTCTTATTCAGAAATCACCCGATTTGCCAACCGTAACAACTCCATCTTGGATTACTATAAAGGAATGCGATTGGGAGAAATCTGGGGATTAGAAAGTAATGGTTTCTTTCAGAATGAAGAACAAATCGCCAACCTAGACCAAACGGCTCTTATTCCTTGGGGAGCATTGACCATCGTACCGGGCTGGCCTATGTTTGTCGATCAGGACAATAATGGCGTGATCGAAAAAGGGTATACTTTGGGGGATACCAAAGATCTCAAAGTCATTGGAAATAGCACGCCACGTTACCAATTCGGTCTAGATCTGAATGCGAATTGGAAAGGTTTTGATGTGCGTGCTTTCTTTCAAGGCGTGGCTAAAAGAGATTATTATCCGCTCGATTACTTGTATTGGGGAGTATATCAGCAGCCATATGGAAGTATCTATTCTCACTTGCTAGATTTTTATAGACCAAATAACGACTCTGATGTAGATCGTGCAAAACACTCGCAGTCGTACTTGGATCTTGGATTGGCCGACCAAAATTTGGACGCACGCTTCCCGGTGCTACAATCTTGGTTAGCAGATAGAAACTTAGGAACACGTGTAGACCAAGCGCTAGGAACAGCCTTGCCGCAAACGAACTATTTGCTGAATGCAGCCTACCTACGTTTTAAAAACTTAACAATCGGATATACACTGCCACAGCATGTTTTTTCGAAAGCATTCATCAAGCAACTGCGCGTTTATTTCAGTGCGGAGAACTTGACGGAATGGTCTGCCGTAAAGAGATACTTCGATCCGGAAACTATTAATGCAAACATCAATACAGATCCTGTAGCCAGCCCAGGTCGTGAAGGAAATGGTCTGACCTATCCTTTTCAACGTAGCTTTTCGGCAGGTTTACAATTGACCTTTTAA
- a CDS encoding TetR family transcriptional regulator: protein MGRKSIKEARQLEIVKVFYRVAKKEGLENSSIAKIAKVMDVNPSLIIHYFKSKEELTLALIDFILEQYLVMFQLNKIQDLEPIDGLRMLIDNLFSRKWNRLFDDGLFYSCYALTFRDKSVREKYKIITNSLRETLARIIQRAVDLGLITVSSSLVSADLIFALIDGAYFYLSVAATKVDFEERLTAYKLEAYRLLQLT from the coding sequence ATGGGTAGAAAAAGTATTAAAGAGGCACGCCAACTAGAGATTGTAAAAGTGTTTTATCGAGTGGCTAAAAAAGAAGGTTTAGAAAATTCATCGATCGCTAAGATTGCTAAGGTAATGGATGTGAATCCCAGTCTCATCATTCATTATTTCAAAAGCAAGGAGGAGCTTACACTGGCGTTGATCGATTTTATTTTAGAGCAATACCTGGTCATGTTTCAACTTAACAAAATTCAAGACCTGGAACCGATAGATGGGTTACGTATGCTGATTGATAATTTGTTTTCACGAAAATGGAACCGGTTATTTGATGATGGTCTTTTCTACAGTTGCTATGCATTGACTTTTCGTGACAAATCTGTGAGGGAGAAATATAAGATCATTACGAATTCTCTCCGAGAGACGCTTGCCCGCATTATTCAGAGAGCTGTGGATTTAGGATTGATCACGGTATCCTCCTCTCTTGTGTCGGCCGATCTTATTTTTGCATTGATCGACGGTGCCTACTTTTACCTTAGTGTGGCTGCTACCAAAGTAGACTTCGAGGAGCGATTAACAGCGTATAAGCTAGAAGCGTATCGCTTGCTACAGCTTACTTAG
- a CDS encoding glycoside hydrolase domain-containing protein, whose amino-acid sequence MKKAIMLSLLVFGARVLFAQVDQVNVFLGSSGDHGQLSPAASSAFHQLSIVPFTNPTTHTGYEFLAKEIRGFTHNRMEGVGCMGSGGVLLIQPYLGSGHVVPVLHKNTEEAGPGYYEVATQEGIAAQIVSIKDFGKEKFSFPAGDKGFFLDLGHAFNGAFVDNRFERDGNRLIGAVRAKTTCHVGTYTIYYALEIPNASAWRIEGNKVWVSLPSDVREAEIDLAFSAVNESYAAERLEQHHKKSYADLKNNVQKDWDNWLGAIQVKGDPELTKMFYSLFYRALQSPYTTSEADGSYRATDGEIYKSKTPRVHGWAVWDNYKTQLPLLELAYPEFYQQVASSLSDLYRYGKYDFAGPAEPANSVRTEHAAVVLLDAQRKGYAIDLDAIRDSLIRDTARFDFTKPDKYLEAAYDMWAMDQLFKGKNPVYKQRALSYSAVWDREFKDLTKRDVDRMSARNMYQGTIRQYRWNVPFDVKGLVTLAGGQAAFTAQLDDFYDNYYFNRANEPDLQSFTLYNASTTPWRYQEWVHRLALDTVVQYYFNDNSRGIGAHIDKIYKNEPKAFVRTMDDDAGAMSAWWVLSAIGLHQPLIGEPIYYLSTPFFDEVRLENRGKPFIIKRSGEKGERYIQQILWNGKDLGRLWITRKEIAKGGTLEIITSQDPTRYGIDQPWVTNYSDPAS is encoded by the coding sequence ATGAAAAAGGCAATCATGCTCTCCCTTCTGGTATTCGGCGCACGCGTTTTATTTGCGCAAGTTGATCAGGTCAATGTTTTTTTAGGGTCTTCCGGCGATCATGGTCAATTATCTCCGGCCGCATCTTCCGCTTTTCATCAATTGAGCATCGTGCCATTCACCAATCCAACTACCCATACCGGATATGAATTTCTGGCAAAAGAAATTCGAGGTTTTACACATAATCGAATGGAAGGTGTTGGCTGCATGGGCAGTGGCGGCGTATTGCTTATCCAGCCTTACTTGGGATCGGGGCATGTCGTTCCGGTGTTGCATAAAAATACGGAAGAGGCCGGGCCGGGTTATTATGAAGTAGCTACACAGGAGGGCATCGCAGCACAAATCGTTTCCATAAAGGATTTTGGTAAGGAGAAATTTTCATTTCCTGCAGGTGATAAAGGATTTTTTCTGGATTTAGGCCATGCGTTTAACGGCGCATTCGTAGATAACCGATTTGAACGTGACGGAAATCGACTTATTGGTGCGGTACGTGCCAAAACAACTTGTCATGTAGGGACGTACACTATTTATTATGCTTTAGAAATTCCTAACGCGTCGGCTTGGCGTATAGAAGGCAATAAAGTTTGGGTTTCTCTACCTAGTGATGTTCGCGAAGCGGAAATAGACTTAGCCTTTTCGGCCGTGAATGAGTCCTATGCTGCAGAGCGTCTGGAACAACATCATAAAAAATCGTATGCGGATCTGAAAAATAATGTACAAAAGGATTGGGATAATTGGCTAGGTGCCATACAGGTAAAGGGAGATCCGGAACTTACGAAAATGTTCTATTCCTTGTTTTACCGAGCATTACAATCTCCTTATACCACGAGTGAGGCCGATGGCAGTTACCGTGCTACTGATGGTGAAATATATAAAAGTAAAACTCCAAGGGTACATGGCTGGGCCGTATGGGACAATTACAAAACGCAATTACCTTTATTAGAGCTGGCTTATCCTGAATTTTATCAACAGGTTGCTTCCTCGCTTTCTGACCTGTACCGTTATGGGAAATACGACTTTGCCGGACCTGCCGAACCGGCTAATTCCGTGCGCACGGAGCATGCTGCGGTGGTCTTGCTCGATGCGCAACGCAAAGGTTATGCTATTGATCTGGATGCTATTCGCGATTCCTTGATTCGTGATACGGCACGCTTCGACTTTACCAAACCAGACAAATACTTAGAAGCTGCGTACGATATGTGGGCGATGGATCAACTGTTTAAAGGAAAAAATCCGGTGTACAAACAACGTGCGCTTAGCTATAGCGCCGTATGGGATCGAGAATTCAAAGATTTGACGAAGCGCGATGTAGATCGTATGTCAGCACGCAATATGTACCAAGGTACAATCCGACAATACCGTTGGAATGTGCCATTTGATGTGAAAGGATTAGTGACATTGGCCGGAGGGCAAGCGGCTTTCACGGCACAACTCGATGATTTCTATGATAACTATTATTTTAACAGAGCGAACGAACCGGATCTGCAGTCTTTCACGTTGTACAACGCTAGCACAACGCCTTGGAGATACCAGGAATGGGTACATCGCTTGGCCCTAGATACGGTAGTACAATATTACTTCAATGATAATAGCCGCGGCATTGGCGCGCACATCGATAAAATTTATAAAAACGAACCAAAAGCATTTGTACGCACAATGGACGATGATGCGGGAGCGATGTCTGCCTGGTGGGTGCTTTCTGCTATTGGGTTGCATCAGCCTTTGATCGGAGAACCTATCTATTATTTATCTACCCCATTTTTTGATGAAGTGCGATTAGAAAATAGGGGAAAACCTTTTATCATAAAGCGAAGCGGTGAGAAAGGTGAACGTTATATCCAACAAATCTTATGGAACGGAAAAGATTTGGGACGGCTCTGGATTACCCGAAAAGAAATTGCTAAGGGAGGTACTTTAGAAATAATAACTTCGCAAGATCCTACTCGATATGGCATAGACCAACCTTGGGTTACCAATTACAGTGACCCAGCATCCTAA